Proteins from one Mycobacterium adipatum genomic window:
- a CDS encoding DUF4242 domain-containing protein gives MDPAEPCYLVEWYQPALVRGSLERTSAALQSSAAAASALGPTIQLMSMIVVPTDEMVFGVFCAASADLVSKVCRHAGLPADRLTAATDIRLAPTSPA, from the coding sequence GTGGATCCGGCAGAACCATGCTATCTGGTCGAGTGGTATCAGCCCGCCCTCGTGCGCGGATCGCTCGAACGCACGTCGGCTGCCCTGCAATCGAGTGCCGCGGCAGCATCGGCGCTGGGTCCGACGATCCAGTTGATGTCCATGATCGTGGTCCCCACCGACGAGATGGTCTTCGGGGTCTTTTGTGCTGCTTCAGCCGACTTGGTCTCGAAGGTATGTCGGCATGCCGGTTTGCCCGCCGACCGGCTCACCGCGGCGACCGACATCCGCCTCGCGCCCACGAGTCCGGCATGA